One genomic window of Pontibacillus halophilus JSM 076056 = DSM 19796 includes the following:
- a CDS encoding bifunctional metallophosphatase/5'-nucleotidase: protein MKENIYLYYTNDLHSHFENWPSIIGHWKEQQLHHQRRDETMLLLDVGDHVDRFHPISEAMMGKANVELLNEAGYDLVTIGNNEGITLSYQDLYHLYDEATFDVIVGNLHSEEQEPAWLKSYTIKETKAGTRIGVIGLTAPFQAFYRQLGWDVSSPYEQLEKLVPIVEEKADIVVLLSHLGINDDEEIARRFPQIEVIIGGHTHHLFKQGEWVNDTLLTAAGKHGHYVGQVHLQYDAEDKRLTSKAASAYSIATFMKDEETEATLQQYSNKAFSYLDQSIAHVKEPLSVNWFQETLLIRELVETVRMWTGAPVAMLNAGVLLDSLEQGHVTRGDVHRICPHPINPCTVKLTGDELTEVVRESLTKRFTELKLKGFGFRGEVIGKMIYSGLDVFTRKDAEGHEHLERIELDGEPIDRHRTYTIATADMFTFGRLLPEIAQSREKEYYMPEFLRDLLTETLQRVERI, encoded by the coding sequence ATGAAGGAGAATATATACCTCTATTATACAAATGACTTGCACAGTCACTTTGAGAATTGGCCTTCAATTATCGGTCATTGGAAAGAGCAACAGCTTCATCACCAACGAAGAGATGAAACAATGCTGTTACTTGATGTGGGTGACCACGTCGATCGCTTTCATCCTATATCAGAGGCGATGATGGGGAAAGCGAACGTTGAGCTTCTTAATGAGGCAGGATATGATCTTGTAACGATAGGAAATAACGAAGGAATTACGCTTTCATATCAAGATTTATATCACCTTTATGATGAGGCGACCTTTGATGTTATTGTGGGGAATCTCCATTCGGAAGAACAAGAACCTGCATGGCTGAAATCCTACACCATAAAGGAAACGAAGGCTGGTACAAGAATCGGGGTGATTGGATTGACGGCCCCTTTCCAAGCTTTCTATCGTCAGCTAGGTTGGGACGTGTCATCTCCGTATGAACAGTTAGAGAAGCTAGTTCCCATTGTCGAAGAGAAGGCAGACATCGTCGTCTTATTATCTCACTTAGGGATCAATGATGATGAGGAGATTGCTCGCCGCTTTCCACAGATTGAAGTTATTATTGGAGGGCATACCCATCACTTGTTCAAGCAGGGGGAGTGGGTGAATGATACGTTGCTCACTGCTGCCGGCAAGCATGGACATTATGTTGGACAAGTTCATCTACAATACGATGCAGAAGATAAGAGGTTAACTTCCAAAGCTGCATCAGCCTACTCAATTGCCACATTCATGAAAGATGAAGAGACTGAAGCTACGTTACAACAGTATTCGAACAAGGCTTTCAGCTACCTAGACCAATCCATTGCTCATGTGAAAGAGCCTCTTTCTGTTAACTGGTTCCAGGAAACGCTGTTAATTCGTGAACTGGTGGAAACTGTCAGGATGTGGACAGGGGCGCCTGTTGCTATGTTGAATGCTGGAGTGCTATTGGATTCCTTGGAACAAGGTCATGTAACCCGCGGTGACGTGCACCGAATCTGTCCACACCCAATAAACCCTTGTACCGTAAAGTTAACAGGTGACGAGTTAACAGAGGTGGTACGTGAATCGTTGACGAAACGGTTTACAGAGCTGAAATTAAAGGGATTTGGCTTTAGAGGAGAGGTCATTGGCAAGATGATCTACTCAGGATTAGACGTGTTCACACGGAAAGACGCTGAGGGTCATGAGCATCTTGAGCGTATTGAGTTAGATGGAGAACCGATTGACCGGCATAGAACGTATACCATCGCGACTGCGGATATGTTTACGTTTGGTCGCTTACTTCCAGAAATTGCTCAAAGTCGTGAGAAAGAATATTACATGCCCGAATTTCTAAGGGACTTGCTTACAGAGACACTGCAACGTGTGGAGCGCATTTAG